One region of Halomonas huangheensis genomic DNA includes:
- a CDS encoding fluoride efflux transporter FluC, with product MEVGVAGVLWVALGSALGGMGRLCVSRWSAAHLGTAFPWGTLFVNLAGAFAIGWLAATLSAGTGLALWLMTGVLGGFTTVSSFSLQTLDLMREQRWLAVGVNVGLTLVLGIGAAALGVRLAT from the coding sequence ATGGAGGTTGGTGTTGCGGGCGTGCTTTGGGTCGCGCTGGGAAGCGCTCTGGGAGGGATGGGGCGGTTGTGTGTCAGCCGTTGGTCGGCAGCTCACCTCGGCACGGCATTCCCCTGGGGAACCCTGTTCGTCAATCTCGCTGGCGCCTTTGCCATCGGTTGGCTGGCCGCGACGCTATCTGCGGGAACAGGGTTGGCGCTATGGCTGATGACGGGGGTGCTGGGTGGTTTCACCACAGTGTCGTCTTTCAGCTTGCAGACGCTGGACCTGATGCGTGAGCAGCGCTGGCTGGCTGTCGGTGTCAATGTCGGCCTGACGCTGGTGTTGGGCATTGGCGCTGCTGCGTTGGGTGTGAGGCTGGCGACATGA
- a CDS encoding fluoride efflux transporter FluC: MSRWASYLQVGLGSALGGTCRMLAGVVVNASIASPFPWATLIVNVLGSWLIARLATHAVLNSSGRIARAHGLLIAGFCGGFTTFSLFSLETVQLAVDGQYGLAALYVGVSVPLWLGAAWWGDRAARRSQARS; encoded by the coding sequence ATGAGCCGCTGGGCGTCCTATCTTCAGGTTGGCCTCGGTAGTGCTCTTGGCGGTACCTGCCGAATGTTGGCCGGTGTCGTGGTCAATGCGTCGATTGCCTCGCCCTTCCCCTGGGCGACATTGATCGTCAATGTTCTAGGTAGTTGGTTGATCGCGCGCCTTGCCACCCATGCGGTGCTGAATAGCTCTGGTCGCATCGCGAGGGCGCACGGCTTGCTGATTGCCGGCTTCTGTGGCGGTTTTACCACCTTTTCCTTGTTCAGTCTCGAAACGGTTCAGTTGGCCGTGGATGGCCAGTACGGTCTTGCGGCGCTCTATGTCGGCGTCAGTGTACCGTTATGGCTGGGAGCAGCCTGGTGGGGAGATAGGGCGGCACGACGGTCACAGGCCCGGTCGTGA
- the pgi gene encoding glucose-6-phosphate isomerase, with protein MFQLTRSVTWQSLLKLREQTANDRIRDYFAQDPQRFDKMSLRVGGLFLDYSKHQLSDAVLEKLLELAHHSALVQRRAQMFSGDIINVTENRPVLHTALRNLGDQPVIVDGKDVMPEIHATREQIKRFSEAVRSGEWKGYSGERIRDVVNIGIGGSDLGPNMACRALLKHRHPELNFHFVSNVDGAHIQKVLRGLNPATTLFIVSTKTFSTQETLLNARTARRWFVEQAGDDADVGAHFVAASTNRKAAMEFGIREENVFEFWAWVGGRYSMWSSIGLPIALAIGFEGFIEMLQGAWEMDQHFLHAPLEENMPVLMALIGIWYINFVGAETQAIVPYDQALHQLPSFLQQLDMESNGKSVDIFGRPVDYKTGPIVWGQTGSNGQHAFFQLLHQGTRYVPIDFIASLKPEPGVEDHHFALLTNMLAQANAFMEGSQQGGDLDPYSCPGNRPSSVLLLDELTPRNLGALIALYEHKVFVQGVIWNINSFDQWGVQLGKRIAGEISERIDERSQDFDASTQGLLGLVRGHFKTDDKSAGKTTARKGSKANH; from the coding sequence ATTCCAAGCACCAGCTTTCTGATGCGGTGCTGGAGAAACTGCTGGAGCTGGCCCACCACTCGGCTCTGGTGCAGCGCCGGGCACAGATGTTCTCCGGCGATATCATCAATGTCACCGAGAACCGTCCTGTTCTACACACCGCCCTGCGTAACCTGGGCGACCAGCCAGTCATCGTCGATGGCAAGGATGTGATGCCGGAAATCCACGCCACCCGCGAACAGATCAAGCGCTTCTCCGAAGCCGTGCGCAGCGGCGAGTGGAAGGGCTACAGTGGTGAGCGCATTCGTGACGTGGTCAATATCGGTATCGGCGGTTCAGACCTCGGCCCCAACATGGCCTGCCGGGCACTGCTCAAGCACCGCCACCCCGAGCTCAATTTCCATTTCGTCTCCAACGTCGACGGTGCGCATATCCAGAAGGTTCTGCGCGGCCTCAACCCGGCCACCACACTGTTCATCGTCTCGACCAAGACCTTCTCGACTCAGGAGACCCTGCTCAACGCGCGCACTGCTCGCCGTTGGTTCGTCGAACAGGCCGGTGATGACGCCGATGTAGGAGCGCACTTCGTCGCAGCCTCGACCAACCGCAAGGCAGCCATGGAGTTCGGAATCCGTGAAGAGAACGTCTTCGAGTTCTGGGCCTGGGTCGGTGGCCGCTACTCGATGTGGTCATCCATCGGCCTGCCCATCGCGCTGGCGATAGGATTCGAAGGTTTCATCGAGATGCTGCAAGGTGCCTGGGAAATGGACCAGCACTTCCTGCATGCGCCTCTCGAGGAAAACATGCCAGTACTGATGGCCTTGATCGGTATCTGGTACATCAACTTCGTAGGTGCCGAGACCCAGGCCATCGTGCCCTACGATCAGGCCCTGCATCAGTTGCCGTCCTTCCTGCAACAGCTCGACATGGAGTCCAACGGCAAGTCGGTGGATATCTTCGGCCGTCCGGTGGACTACAAGACCGGCCCCATCGTCTGGGGACAGACCGGTTCCAATGGCCAGCATGCATTTTTCCAGCTGTTGCACCAGGGCACTCGCTACGTGCCGATCGACTTCATCGCCTCACTCAAGCCCGAGCCAGGCGTCGAGGATCACCACTTCGCGTTATTGACCAACATGCTCGCCCAGGCCAATGCCTTCATGGAAGGCAGCCAGCAGGGCGGCGATCTCGATCCCTATAGTTGCCCGGGCAATCGTCCGTCCAGCGTACTGCTGCTTGATGAGCTGACGCCGCGCAACCTCGGTGCGCTGATTGCCCTCTACGAGCACAAGGTGTTCGTCCAGGGCGTGATCTGGAACATCAACTCCTTCGACCAGTGGGGTGTGCAACTGGGCAAGCGCATCGCCGGTGAGATCAGTGAGCGTATCGACGAGCGCAGCCAGGACTTTGATGCATCAACCCAGGGGCTACTGGGACTGGTACGGGGGCATTTCAAGACAGACGACAAGTCGGCCGGCAAGACGACAGCCAGAAAGGGCAGTAAAGCCAACCACTGA